One genomic region from Phragmites australis chromosome 1, lpPhrAust1.1, whole genome shotgun sequence encodes:
- the LOC133913009 gene encoding uncharacterized protein LOC133913009 isoform X2 translates to MATQGTRSAEASDAASNYDPKTDPKRKPGRSNDPGWKYAFWPTIGNRDLLQCCLCDRTVTRGITRLKEHLVGGYGDIMKCAKTASAIAQEMQAALKGKKRPLLLDDDGELQGEDDDVLDVTEESQDASRSIVHPSSGTAAKRKQSSFLKFRAPKEPNTKSVSSMIRKTPKEVIEERHSKGPSQISIQASMRTKEERDAVNLEWAGFFYECGIPFNAANSRQFEIAIEASAQYGSGYKPPTYHELREPLLEKVVKETDDLRKRHEDAWKQYGCTLMSDGWTDRRGHHLINFLVNSLERTFFLESIDASSEVHDQVMLADLLEKRISDIAVDKVVQVVTDNGANYKAAGKLLMERFPTLYWTPCAAHCLDLMLEDVGKLKAFKKPISRARHVTTFIYRHGRLLSAMREKTGGRDLVRPAATRFATTFLTLQSLHKHRDALRYLFTSDDWTSCKLAKTEAEKKVYDIVLSREFWNSIEDCLRASLPLIIVLRVVDGDERPAMPEVASLMNHAKERIKAAFCTENKRSLLNNILQIIEGRWDRQMDTPLYGAALFLNPGKFYAIQKENDEYVGHLRGCFNDVLARMVEDETLRNKIEEQFMLYEDQRGGIFKNCMALQTMKSKNPLDWWRAYGGRSIDLQRFAKRIVSLCASSSGCERNWSTFEFIHTKKRNRLEHKRLNDLVYVAYNRKK, encoded by the exons ATGGCTACTCAAGGGACTAGAAGTGCGGAGGCCTCGGACGCCGCatcaaattatgatccaaagactGATCCAAAGCGCAAACCGGGAAGGTCAAATGATCCTGGATGGAAATATGCATTTTGGCCGACTATTGGTAATAGAGATCTCTTGCAGTGTTGCTTGTGTGATAGAACTGTAACTCGAGGAATTACAAGGCTCAAAGAGCATCTTGTGGGTGGTTATGGAGATATTATGAAGTGTGCCAAAACCGCATCAGCTATTGCTCAGGAGATGCAAGCTGCTttgaagggaaagaagagaccACTtctgcttgatgatgatggagagcttcaaggagaagatgatgatgtgCTTGATGTGACAGAGGAGTCCCAAGATGCTTCTAGAAGCATTGTGCATCCTAGTTCAGGGACAGCTGCCAAAAGaaaacaatccagctttttgaagtttagagcACCAAAAGAGCCCAACACAAAGTCAGTCAGTTCAATGATTAGGAAAACTCCAAAAGAGGTTATCGAAGAAAGACATTCGAAGGGTCCTTCTCAGATCAGTATCCAAGCTAGCATGAGgacaaaagaagaaagagatgctGTCAACTTAGAGTGGGCCGGGTTCTTTTATGAGTGTGGCATACCATTCAATGCCGCAAATTCTAGGCAATTTGAGATTGCTATAGAGGCCTCTGCACAATATGGTTCTGGGTAcaagcctcctacctaccatgaGCTTAGGGAGCCATTACTCGAGAAGGTCGTTAAGGAAACAGATGATTTGAGGAAGAGGCATGAGGATGCATGGAAGCAATATGGTTGCACATTAATGTCAGATGGATGGACAGATAGGAGAGGGCACCATTTGATCAACTTCCTAGTCAATAGTCTAGAGCGGACTTTCTTCTTAGAGTCGATTGATGCATCAAGTGAAGTTCATGATCAAGTGATGCTAGCTGATTTGTTAGAGAAGAGAATAAGCGACATTGCTGTTGATAAAGTTGTGCAAGTTGTCACTGACAATGGGGCTAACTATAAGGCAGCGGGCAAGCTTCTCATGGAGAGGTTTCCTACACTTTATTGGACACCTTGTGCTGCACATTGCTTGGATCTTATGTTGGAAGATGTTGGAAAGTTGAAGGCATTCAAGAAGCCTATCTCACGTGCCCGTCATGTCACTACTTTCATCTATAGGCATGGAAGACTTCTTAGTGCAATGAGGGAGAAGACAGGTGGTAGGGATCTTGTGAGACCAGCAGCAACTCGGTTTGCTACCACATTTCTCACCTTACAAAGTTTGCACAAGCATAGAGATGCACTGAGATATCTGTTTACCTCTGATGATTGGACGAGTTGCAAACTAGCAAAGACAGAGGCCGAGAAAAAAGTGTATGATATTGTGCTTTCTAGGGAATTTTGGAACTCTATTGAGGATTGCCTTAGAGCTTCTCTACCACTTATCATTGTGTTGAGGGTGGTTGATGGTGATGAGAGGCCTGCCATGCCAGAAGTTGCTTCTCTCATGAATCATGCAAAAGAGAGGATAAAGGCTGCCTTCTGtactgaaaataagagaagttTGCTCAATAATATCTTACAAATTATTGAGGGTCGTTGGGATAGGCAAATGGACACCCCACTCTATGGTGCTGCCCTCTTTTTGAACCCAGGAAAATTCTATGCCATCCAAAAAGAGAATGATGAATATGTTGGGCACCTAAGGGGTTGTTTCAATGATGTGCTTGCACGAATGGTGGAAGATGAGACCCTTCGAAACAAAATTGAAGAACAATTCATGCTCTACGAAGATCAACGTGGAGGCATCTTCAAGAATTGTATGGCCCTCCAAACTATGAAGTCAAAGAACCCTC TTGATTGGTGGCGTGCGTATGGTGGCCGATCTATTGACTTACAAAGATTTGCTAAGCGTATTGTTAGTCTTTGTGCTTCATCATCTGGTTGTGAGCGTAATTGGAGCACTTTTGAATTT ATTCATACAAAGAAGAGAAACCGGCTAGAGCATAAAAGATTGAATGATTTGGTCTATGTTGCCTACAATCGGAAAAAATGA
- the LOC133913009 gene encoding uncharacterized protein LOC133913009 isoform X1, which yields MATQGTRSAEASDAASNYDPKTDPKRKPGRSNDPGWKYAFWPTIGNRDLLQCCLCDRTVTRGITRLKEHLVGGYGDIMKCAKTASAIAQEMQAALKGKKRPLLLDDDGELQGEDDDVLDVTEESQDASRSIVHPSSGTAAKRKQSSFLKFRAPKEPNTKSVSSMIRKTPKEVIEERHSKGPSQISIQASMRTKEERDAVNLEWAGFFYECGIPFNAANSRQFEIAIEASAQYGSGYKPPTYHELREPLLEKVVKETDDLRKRHEDAWKQYGCTLMSDGWTDRRGHHLINFLVNSLERTFFLESIDASSEVHDQVMLADLLEKRISDIAVDKVVQVVTDNGANYKAAGKLLMERFPTLYWTPCAAHCLDLMLEDVGKLKAFKKPISRARHVTTFIYRHGRLLSAMREKTGGRDLVRPAATRFATTFLTLQSLHKHRDALRYLFTSDDWTSCKLAKTEAEKKVYDIVLSREFWNSIEDCLRASLPLIIVLRVVDGDERPAMPEVASLMNHAKERIKAAFCTENKRSLLNNILQIIEGRWDRQMDTPLYGAALFLNPGKFYAIQKENDEYVGHLRGCFNDVLARMVEDETLRNKIEEQFMLYEDQRGGIFKNCMALQTMKSKNPLDWWRAYGGRSIDLQRFAKRIVSLCASSSGCERNWSTFEFVSEVLKFHISISKINNTFLLTLLAFMVACRFIQRRETG from the exons ATGGCTACTCAAGGGACTAGAAGTGCGGAGGCCTCGGACGCCGCatcaaattatgatccaaagactGATCCAAAGCGCAAACCGGGAAGGTCAAATGATCCTGGATGGAAATATGCATTTTGGCCGACTATTGGTAATAGAGATCTCTTGCAGTGTTGCTTGTGTGATAGAACTGTAACTCGAGGAATTACAAGGCTCAAAGAGCATCTTGTGGGTGGTTATGGAGATATTATGAAGTGTGCCAAAACCGCATCAGCTATTGCTCAGGAGATGCAAGCTGCTttgaagggaaagaagagaccACTtctgcttgatgatgatggagagcttcaaggagaagatgatgatgtgCTTGATGTGACAGAGGAGTCCCAAGATGCTTCTAGAAGCATTGTGCATCCTAGTTCAGGGACAGCTGCCAAAAGaaaacaatccagctttttgaagtttagagcACCAAAAGAGCCCAACACAAAGTCAGTCAGTTCAATGATTAGGAAAACTCCAAAAGAGGTTATCGAAGAAAGACATTCGAAGGGTCCTTCTCAGATCAGTATCCAAGCTAGCATGAGgacaaaagaagaaagagatgctGTCAACTTAGAGTGGGCCGGGTTCTTTTATGAGTGTGGCATACCATTCAATGCCGCAAATTCTAGGCAATTTGAGATTGCTATAGAGGCCTCTGCACAATATGGTTCTGGGTAcaagcctcctacctaccatgaGCTTAGGGAGCCATTACTCGAGAAGGTCGTTAAGGAAACAGATGATTTGAGGAAGAGGCATGAGGATGCATGGAAGCAATATGGTTGCACATTAATGTCAGATGGATGGACAGATAGGAGAGGGCACCATTTGATCAACTTCCTAGTCAATAGTCTAGAGCGGACTTTCTTCTTAGAGTCGATTGATGCATCAAGTGAAGTTCATGATCAAGTGATGCTAGCTGATTTGTTAGAGAAGAGAATAAGCGACATTGCTGTTGATAAAGTTGTGCAAGTTGTCACTGACAATGGGGCTAACTATAAGGCAGCGGGCAAGCTTCTCATGGAGAGGTTTCCTACACTTTATTGGACACCTTGTGCTGCACATTGCTTGGATCTTATGTTGGAAGATGTTGGAAAGTTGAAGGCATTCAAGAAGCCTATCTCACGTGCCCGTCATGTCACTACTTTCATCTATAGGCATGGAAGACTTCTTAGTGCAATGAGGGAGAAGACAGGTGGTAGGGATCTTGTGAGACCAGCAGCAACTCGGTTTGCTACCACATTTCTCACCTTACAAAGTTTGCACAAGCATAGAGATGCACTGAGATATCTGTTTACCTCTGATGATTGGACGAGTTGCAAACTAGCAAAGACAGAGGCCGAGAAAAAAGTGTATGATATTGTGCTTTCTAGGGAATTTTGGAACTCTATTGAGGATTGCCTTAGAGCTTCTCTACCACTTATCATTGTGTTGAGGGTGGTTGATGGTGATGAGAGGCCTGCCATGCCAGAAGTTGCTTCTCTCATGAATCATGCAAAAGAGAGGATAAAGGCTGCCTTCTGtactgaaaataagagaagttTGCTCAATAATATCTTACAAATTATTGAGGGTCGTTGGGATAGGCAAATGGACACCCCACTCTATGGTGCTGCCCTCTTTTTGAACCCAGGAAAATTCTATGCCATCCAAAAAGAGAATGATGAATATGTTGGGCACCTAAGGGGTTGTTTCAATGATGTGCTTGCACGAATGGTGGAAGATGAGACCCTTCGAAACAAAATTGAAGAACAATTCATGCTCTACGAAGATCAACGTGGAGGCATCTTCAAGAATTGTATGGCCCTCCAAACTATGAAGTCAAAGAACCCTC TTGATTGGTGGCGTGCGTATGGTGGCCGATCTATTGACTTACAAAGATTTGCTAAGCGTATTGTTAGTCTTTGTGCTTCATCATCTGGTTGTGAGCGTAATTGGAGCACTTTTGAATTTGTaagtgaagtactcaagtttcaCATTTCAATTAGCAAAATTAATAATACATTTTTGTTAACTTTGCTTGCTTTTATGGTTGCTTGTAGATTCATACAAAGAAGAGAAACCGGCTAG